In one window of Scyliorhinus canicula chromosome 17, sScyCan1.1, whole genome shotgun sequence DNA:
- the LOC119951365 gene encoding gastrula zinc finger protein xLCGF3.1-like, with protein sequence MEKPWKCEDCGKGFKGPCELERHQRSHTGERPFTCSQCEKGFTDFGNLRRHERVHTGERPFTCSDCGKGFTRLSHLQSHQRVHTGERPFTSQCEKGFTDIGSLRKHEQFHTGERPFTCSQCEKGFTDIGNLRRHERVHTGERPFTCSQCEKGFSDIGNLRRHERVHTRERPFICTVCDKGFAQLSNLQRHQRIHTGEKPFICTVCDKGFTQLSSLLRHNVTHIVSRPFKCSDCRRGFKSFQLLMSHQRIHSEVRPFSCSHCTKSFRTSSNLIKHGRGHTGESPFTSPTGKRFTRSSLAEPQCHSHQ encoded by the coding sequence atggagaaaccatggaaatgtgaggattgtgggaagggtTTCAAAGGCCCGTGCGAGCTGGAAaggcatcaacgcagtcacactggagagaggcctttcacctgctctcagtgtgaaaagggattcactgactttggcaacctgcggagacacgaacgagtccacactggggagaggccattcacctgctctgactgtgggaagggattcactcggttatcccacctgcagagccaccagagagttcacactggggagaggcctttcacctctcagtgtgaaaagggattcactgacattGGCAGCCTGCGGAAACACGAACaatttcacactggagagaggcctttcacctgctctcagtgtgaaaagggattcactgacattggcaacctgcggagacatgaacgagttcacaccggggagaggcctttcacctgctctcagtgtgaaaagggattcagtGACATTGGCAACCTGCGGAGACATGAAcgagttcacaccagggagaggccattcatctgcactgtgtgtgataagggattcgctcagttatccaacctgcagagacaccagcgaattcacaccggggagaagccattcatctgcacggtgtgtgataagggattcactcaattatccagCCTGCTGAGACACAATGTCACTCACATCGTGAGCAggccctttaaatgctctgactgcagGAGGGGTTTCAAAAGCTTTCAGCTACTGATGTCCCACCAGCGCATTCACTCTGAGgtgagaccgttcagctgctctcactgcacaaagagctTTAGAACCTCATCAAACCTGATCAAACACGGGCGAGGCCACACCGGGGAGAGCCCGTTCACCTCTCCAACTGGGAaaagattcactcggtcatcacttgctgagccacaatgtcactcacaccaatga